A region of the Primulina eburnea isolate SZY01 chromosome 7, ASM2296580v1, whole genome shotgun sequence genome:
GCACCTCCCTCTGGTATAAGGGAGTTCCCTGTTCCAGTTCACGGGGCATATGATCAATTGTCCCTTTCAAGTTCTCAGAGAGTCATTGGTGTTCCTGCAGACAGCTATTTTAGAAATATACCATATGTGGATGGTGTCAGAGCATCATTTAAGAGAAACATTGTGGAGGGGGTTCCGACAAATCACCAATATCACAACGCTTCAGCACGCCCCAGTTCTTCTATTGCTGCTCCATCTACACAACCAGCTGAATCTGATGTTACCTCAACGGATTCTGCTTCTTTTCTGCCACCAGAATATGGTGGGAGTGACCCGGCATCCATAGTGGAAAATGGATCTCATCGAATTGTGAGGAACAGGCCTGGTTTGATTCGACCTGAATCTGCCCTTGCACATAATACTGGTCATTTGCTAAGAAATTATGTTGTGTTACCTGTTCAGATTCATGGCAATCCTTGGCTGGACATGCAGTTTGGTGCACACAATGGTGATATCGGCACCTTTCCATGGACTCAAGCTCCCGATCCACCGTATGTGCGTGGTAAAAATCTATCTTTAGATTTATAACTCGTTTCTCTGGCTATTTTGAGTTGAATCTGTCCTCTATTCTGATGAGGGTCCTGATCTATTTTTCCATTTCTTGACATGTCAGCTAATGTTGAAACGGGGAATATAGGCATACAAGGTTATCAAGTAGCAGGAAGCAACATAATTTCAAATGGTTTCTTAAATCCTCCCATTCCTCAAGGCCATCCAAATCCCTATCATCCGGCCCCTCCTTTGCAAGCGGTGAGAAGTTACAATCTTAACTTCCCATCACTAATGGCTACCTCTTCTCGAAGAATCTCAACAACTAGTGCTTCAAATAATTCCATCAATCCTTATCAAGATGTCATAGATGCTGGGCCTGCATTTCTAGTTCCTGGTCTGCCAACAGCTTTCCAGCTATACCAGCCTCATCAAAGGGATATCATGCTCGACTCCAATGCAAGGCCCCGCAACCTGCCACACATGAGAGTTCTGCCAGAAGATGTAAGGTTTCTGAAACCTGGGGTTGTGTGGATTAGTGGTTTCTACGAGCAAAATTTTTTATTCGGTTACTTGCGCCTCCCACCCCTCCACCCCCAAATCGCAACACACTCACGTGAATAAATCATAAGGTTCGACAATATCTCACTTCATTCATAATTGACATTATTGCCGTGGACTGCCAATTTTTAGGAAGTTGCAGTACTTGAGATTCCTGGATACCATGAACATGAATCAGGGGGCTCCATTGATCAGCACATAGATATGCGTTTGGATATAGATCACATGTCTTATGAGGTAATCAGGAAGCAGTTCATGGTGTTTGTTTTCTTGCTTAGACAAACATGTGATGAAATGATACCATAAGAAATTGAATCTTTCTAATATAATAGGAGCTCCTTGCACTTGGAGAACAAATAGGAAGTGTTGGGACCGGATTGCCCGAGGAATTTATTCgaaaatatttgaaaacaaGAACTTTTACCTGCTCAGGATCTTGTATCAATCTTGAAGAGGCAGCTTCCCTGGACGAGCCAATCAATTTCTGTGTTGTTTGCCAGGTATTTTTATGAAAGCGTATGCTGGGTGTTCAATCAAACTATCCAAGTGACGAACTTCTCATTTGTTTATGTCAGTAAACCAAGTTTGCGAATAATATCGAGACTATATATATTAGAAAAATTATTTATGTCAGGTTATTTACTAATTATCACTCCATGTTAGGCATGCACGCGTCCCCAAATAATAACATTTCTTCACCACAAAAAATGGACAAAAAGAAAGCAGTATCGGATGATATGGAACTTTTAGATTTCCTGTTTTCCCCCTCTCTGCAATAGTGCAATTTGTGTGCAATTTGTGTGCAAGTTGTGTGCATTTTGTTAGAACAAATTATTATCATTACAAGCTGAAAAATTGGTTATCGTAACTTGGGAAGAAGAGGATTTGCACCATATTGTTTGAAACGAGATATGTTGTTTGAGTTGGGATTACGTTTTCGGTGAAAATTTTTGAATATCAGCCCCGGGCTCCTCTCCTTGTTCCTCTCCTTGTTTATGAATAATGCTTTATAGCCCTGTTGGCGGCTGTTGCCAATGGAATATGTAACTTATTACTGTTGAGTAACTGAGTCATTTTTGCAGACTGAGTACAAGAGCGGAGAAATCATTGCATCTCTTGACTGCGGACATGAATACCACAGTGGATGCATAGAGAAGTGGTTGCCCATGAAGAACACTTGTCCTGTGTGCAAATCCACAGCCTTAAGCTGCAAGCCAAAAGATTCATAAGTAGCGGACCGTCGTCTTTGAATTGGGACTGCATGTGTTGTATTTATGTATATACTTTTGGAGACATGACTGGGTCCTCGAAATATTTTCGGCCTTGTGTCTCTGCCTTTGAATTGTACAGGATCTCATTGTTTGTTGAATATGCATGAATGCTGCATCAATCTTTAAGTTAAACTGCAGACTACATTTAGACATACACTAGTGCTTGTTGAGCTCATGAGGCTTGACTTTGGAGATTTTACTGACACTGGTGATTTTACATTTTCTAATTTCCGTATTTAATAGcatttttttcttatattttaCTAATATATATCATCACTCATAATTTTGAAAACGTGCATCACTCGTAATTTTGAAAACGTGCaacattttttaattaattaaataaataaataaataatatagaaATTTAGATTGTAAATTTTGTTTTCCAATTATTACTTCAGCCAGTGTGTTTGAAAAAGAGACAATAATTAACAAGGAATTAAATggtgatttttaaaattaatatattccTGTCTACATGCAACCTAGACATTCAAATCATCAACGGGGATTTATAATAATCAGAGTCTGAATGGTATATAAACAAGTATAGTAACGA
Encoded here:
- the LOC140836556 gene encoding probable E3 ubiquitin-protein ligase ZFP1, whose amino-acid sequence is MGHRNTQFNGHVIDSVSDPQGYSHLHPEPCIFYGNVANYPQPSIHSVASTLENRHDLNFHHIPEHHESALFYGMPRYNSVQPQHSAVNLDLAITAQPSHFNPYLAPPSGIREFPVPVHGAYDQLSLSSSQRVIGVPADSYFRNIPYVDGVRASFKRNIVEGVPTNHQYHNASARPSSSIAAPSTQPAESDVTSTDSASFLPPEYGGSDPASIVENGSHRIVRNRPGLIRPESALAHNTGHLLRNYVVLPVQIHGNPWLDMQFGAHNGDIGTFPWTQAPDPPYVRANVETGNIGIQGYQVAGSNIISNGFLNPPIPQGHPNPYHPAPPLQAVRSYNLNFPSLMATSSRRISTTSASNNSINPYQDVIDAGPAFLVPGLPTAFQLYQPHQRDIMLDSNARPRNLPHMRVLPEDEVAVLEIPGYHEHESGGSIDQHIDMRLDIDHMSYEELLALGEQIGSVGTGLPEEFIRKYLKTRTFTCSGSCINLEEAASLDEPINFCVVCQTEYKSGEIIASLDCGHEYHSGCIEKWLPMKNTCPVCKSTALSCKPKDS